The following coding sequences lie in one Chanos chanos chromosome 4, fChaCha1.1, whole genome shotgun sequence genomic window:
- the LOC115809241 gene encoding C-C chemokine receptor type 6-like encodes MDELKTTGDFNYSDEELAEMYDGMEGPCEMGRNTQLKHALSVYVHSIICVVGFIGNILVIITYALYKRAKSMTDVYLLNLAIADIMFVLALPLIIYNEHNNWAMGDGACKLLSGLYSMNVYSGILLLACIGTDRYMAIVQASWSFRMRSKTRVYGHVICIAVWFLAFMLSLHTFIYYKRYNVNESQTFFLFENHTYDDYVREPNIVCSFRFNNNTTARLVKLLVPSSQVAIGFCLPLLVMGFCYTSVILTLQRAKNFQRHKAVRVVLCVVIVFLACHVPYNMTLLYSTVVMFHQMECSQEVKTAVALVVTQTIAYLHCCLNPILYAFVGVNFRNHFRKILTDTFCNGKRCIQGDTSYFTRRSVDGLTKDNAMSFTM; translated from the coding sequence ATGGATGAATTGAAAACCACGGGTGACTTCAACTACTCCGATGAGGAACTAGCGGAGATGTATGATGGGATGGAGGGGCCCTGTGAGATGGGGAGAAACACGCAGCTGAAGCATGCCCTCAGCGTTTACGTCCACTCCATCATCTGTGTCGTCGGCTTCATCGGCAACATCCTCGTCATCATCACCTATGCCCTCTACAAGAGGGCCAAATCCATGACGGATGTCTACCTGCTCAACTTGGCCATAGCTGACATTATGTTCGTGCTAGCATTGCCGCTCATCATCTACAACGAGCACAACAACTGGGCCATGGGCGATGGGGCTTGCAAGCTCCTCAGTGGCCTCTACAGCATGAACGTGTACAGTGGCATCCTCCTGCTGGCCTGTATCGGTACCGACCGCTACATGGCCATTGTCCAAGCTAGCTGGTCGTTCCGGATGCGCTCAAAAACGCGAGTCTATGGCCATGTGATCTGCATTGCGGTCTGGTTCCTGGCTTTCATGTTGTCCTTGCACACATTCATCTACTACAAGAGATACAATGTCAATGAGAGCCAAACCTTCTTTCTGTTTGAGAACCACACATATGACGACTATGTGAGAGAACCCAACATAGTGTGCTCGTTCCGTTTCAACAACAACACGACGGCGCGTCTTGTAAAGCTTTTGGTTCCCAGTTCGCAAGTGGCCATAGGCTTCTGTCTTCCCCTTCTGGTCATGGGTTTCTGCTACACCAGCGTTATCTTGACCCTACAGCGCGCCAAGAACTTCCAGCGGCACAAAGCCGTCcgtgtggtcttgtgtgtggTGATAGTGTTCCTGGCCTGTCATGTACCCTACAACATGACTCTCCTCTACTCCACTGTGGTCATGTTCCATCAGATGGAGTGTAGCCAGGAAGTTAAGACAGCAGTAGCTCTGGTAGTGACCCAGACTATAGCTTATCTGCATTGCTGTCTAAACCCCATCCTCTATGCCTTTGTTGGGGTCAACTTCCGCAATCATTTCCGTAAGATTTTGACGGACACATTCTGTAACGGAAAGAGGTGCATCCAAGGGGACACGAGCTACTTTACCCGCCGATCTGTAGACGGATTGACCAAAGACAATGCCATGTCTTTCACTATGTGA
- the LOC115809242 gene encoding C-C chemokine receptor type 6-like gives MDELNTTGDFNYSDEELAEMYDGMEGPCEMGRNTQLKHALSVYVHSIICVVGFIGNVLVIITYAFYKRAKSMTDIHLLNLAVADIMFVLALPLIIYNEHNNWAMGDGACKLLSGLYSMNVYSGILLLACIGADRYMAIVQVSRSFRMRSKTRLYGHVICIAVWFLAFMLSLPTFIYYKRYDANESQTFFLFENHTYDEYMGDVVHEPNIVCSFRFNDNMTARVVKLLVPSLQVAIGFSLPLLVMGFCYTSVILTLQHAKNFQQHRAVRVVLCVVIVFLACHVPYNMTLLYSTVVMFQVMECDQEVSIQVALVVTQTIAYLHCCLNPILYAFVGVSFRNHFRKILTNMFCKGKRYIQEDTSYFTRCSVDRLTKDNATSFTM, from the coding sequence ATGGATGAATTGAATACCACGGGCGACTTCAACTACTCCGATGAGGAACTAGCGGAGATGTATGACGGGATGGAGGGGCCCTGTGAGATggggagaaacacacagctgaagCATGCCCTCAGCGTTTACGTCCACTCCATCATCTGTGTCGTCGGCTTCATCGGCAACGTCCTCGTCATCATCACCTACGCCTTCTACAAGAGGGCCAAATCCATGACAGACATCCACCTGCTCAACTTGGCCGTAGCTGACATTATGTTTGTGCTAGCGTTGCCGCTCATCATCTACAACGAGCACAACAACTGGGCCATGGGCGATGGGGCTTGCAAGCTCCTCAGTGGCCTCTACAGCATGAACGTGTACAGCGGCATCCTCCTGCTGGCCTGTATCGGTGCCGACCGTTACATGGCCATTGTTCAAGTTAGCCGGTCGTTCCGGATGCGCTCAAAAACACGTCTCTATGGCCATGTGATCTGCATTGCGGTCTGGTTCCTGGCTTTCATGTTGTCCCTGCCCACGTTCATCTACTACAAGAGGTATGACGCCAATGAGAGCCAAACCTTCTTTCTGTTTGAAAACCACACATATGACGAGTATATGGGAGATGTGGTGCATGAACCCAACATAGTGTGCTCTTTCCGTTTCAATGACAATATGACGGCACGAGTTGTAAAGCTTTTGGTTCCCAGTTTGCAAGTGGCCATAGgcttctctcttccccttctGGTCATGGGTTTCTGCTACACCAGCGTTATCTTGACCCTACAGCACGCCAAGAATTTCCAGCAGCACAGAGCCGTCcgtgtggtcttgtgtgtggTGATAGTGTTCTTGGCCTGTCATGTACCCTACAACATGACTCTCCTCTACTCCACTGTGGTCATGTTCCAGGTGATGGAATGTGACCAGGAAGTTAGCATACAAGTGGCACTGGTAGTGACCCAGACTATAGCTTATCTGCACTGCTGTCTAAACCCCATCCTCTATGCCTTTGTTGGGGTCAGTTTCCGCAACCACTTCCGTAAGATTTTGACGAACATGTTTTGTAAAGGGAAGAGGTACATCCAAGAGGACACAAGCTACTTTACCCGCTGCTCTGTAGACAGATTGACCAAAGACAATGCCACGTCTTTCACTATGTGA
- the LOC115809244 gene encoding C-C chemokine receptor type 6-like, with translation MGELNTTGNFTYSDEELAEMYDGMEEPCEMGRDTQLKHALSVYVHSIICVIGFIGNILVIITYAFYKRAKSMTDVYLLNLAVADIMFVLALPLIIYNEHNNWAMGDGACKLLSGLYSMNVYSGILLLACIGTDRYMAIVLASRSFRMRSKTRVYGHVICIAVWFLALMLSLPTFIYYKRYDANERQSLNEFKSFDDDYDNYMGYVKTLEDKYMGDEPNIVCSFHFDDNTTARLVKRLVPSSQVAIGFCLPLLIMGFCYTSVILTLQRAKNFQRHKAVRVVLCVVIVFLACHVPYNTTLLYFTVVLFQQMECDQEVSIQVALVVTQTIAYLHCCLNPILYAFVGVNFRNHFRKILIDTFCKGKRYFQGDTSYFSRRSVDGSTKENATSFTM, from the coding sequence ATGGGTGAATTGAATACCACGGGCAACTTCACCTACTCCGATGAGGAACTAGCGGAGATGTATGATGGGATGGAGGAGCCCTGTGAGATggggagagacacacagctgaAGCATGCCCTCAGCGTTTACGTCCACTCCATCATCTGTGTCATTGGCTTCATCGGCAACATCCTCGTCATCATCACCTACGCCTTCTATAAAAGGGCCAAATCCATGACGGACGTCTACCTGCTCAACTTGGCCGTAGCTGACATTATGTTTGTGCTAGCGTTGCCGCTCATCATCTACAACGAGCACAACAACTGGGCCATGGGCGATGGGGCTTGCAAGCTCCTCAGTGGCCTCTACAGCATGAACGTGTACAGCGGCATCCTCCTGCTGGCCTGTATCGGTACCGACCGTTACATGGCCATTGTCCTAGCTAGCCGGTCGTTCCGGATGCGCTCAAAAACACGAGTCTATGGCCATGTGATCTGCATTGCGGTCTGGTTCCTGGCTCTCATGCTGTCCCTGCCCACGTTCATCTACTACAAGAGGTATGATGCCAATGAAAGGCAATCCTTAAATGAATTCAAAAGCTTCGATGACGACTATGACAACTACATGGGATATGTGAAGACATTGGAAGACAAGTATATGGGAGATGAACCCAACATAGTGTGCTCTTTCCATTTCGACGACAACACGACGGCGCGTCTTGTAAAGCGTTTGGTTCCCAGTTCGCAGGTGGCCATAGGTTTCTGTCTTCCCCTTCTGATCATGGGTTTCTGCTACACCAGTGTTATCTTGACCCTACAGCGCGCCAAGAACTTCCAGCGGCACAAAGCTGTCCgtgtggtcttgtgtgttgtgaTAGTGTTCTTGGCCTGTCATGTCCCCTACAACACGACTCTCCTCTACTTCACTGTGGTCTTGTTCCAGCAGATGGAATGTGACCAGGAAGTTAGCATACAAGTGGCACTGGTAGTGACCCAGACTATAGCTTATCTGCATTGCTGTCTAAACCCCATCCTCTATGCCTTTGTTGGGGTCAATTTCCGCAACCACTTCCGTAAGATTTTGATTGACACATTCTGTAAAGGAAAGAGGTACTTCCAAGGGGACACAAGCTACTTTAGCCGTCGCTCTGTAGATGGATCGACCAAAGAAAATGCCACGTCTTTCACAATGTGA